Below is a genomic region from Balaenoptera acutorostrata chromosome 9, mBalAcu1.1, whole genome shotgun sequence.
GCAGGGAGAATGATGTGGAAGCTGTCTGTTCCGTTGAGCTGCGGGCTGATCTGGGGGAACAGAAGGCGGAGCAGGAACCTAATAGAATACCTTGCATGTAACACCCGCTTAGCAAACCAGCAGGAACAACTCTAAGAAACAACCTCATGAAAGCCTATCTGAAGAGGGCAAAAGGAAACAAGTGGTAGGGTCTGGTATGAGTTAAGGGAGACACCTGGAAATCCAACTGATTTGTAGAATAACAGTGGAGAGTATAAATGGCAAAAATCTGTCAGATATTTCTGCAATAGCAGTAGGTTGAGTGGATTATGGTGTAGTTTACATAAGACACCTAAACTTGAATAGTAAAACACTGCttatattttgattaatttttcttttttaaaaataaattatttttcattgaaaagaTACTTCTAAAATctgtagaaaaaaaatctcacatgctTTATTCATTAAACAGGTGAGCTCTCTTGAGTTACACACCCAGCATGGattccccagcaccacttttggAAATACCCTGAGGCTTACGGTAAAATCCAGCAAGCCTTTTATGTTAACAAGTATCACTCCAAAAAGTGTTTGACTGCCCTATTATGTAAAGTCAACTCCactttatcatttttcttaaatatgttcAACTCTGCTATTCCCCATTACTTTTTCAGTTGGATTTGCTAAAAGAACATGGCATTTTATCACTCTGCAAAATATGTTTATCTGGAACTACTTGATTGtgttaagagaaattttaaaatcaagtatCTTGTGTATGTTCTGCTCTGCTTATTGAAATTATGATCCTTATCACATGATCTAACTACTGACCAGAGTGGCTGATTttttaggaggaaaagaaaacatggtCCTGATAATGGTTCTGGTCAAatggacactttaaaaaatacactgaaatcAGTAGCAGAAGAACACTCTTCTACTTTTATTCCTAATAAGAGAATGCTGTCCAGAAGCATATAGTCAGGTAGGGTTCTACCCTACAGCAGTGTATACACTGACTCTTCCCACATATGGTTGAGAACACTTAACAACTTCATTTGGCTTTCAAAAGCCTTTATTGACCTGCAACTAATGTTCTGAGGCTACAGAAAAATACCAAATTTGCTTATACTGTGATTTAAAGAGAAGGAGAGTCGACCCTTGAACAAAGGAACAACGCAGGGTTTGGGGCACCAACCCTCCAAGTAGTTGAAAACCCAcctataacttatagtcagccctcaaTATACGGGTTCCCACATCTAAGCAATCAACCAACCTTGGATCCCCATTTGCAGATTCAACTAACCTCGGattgtgtatatatttactatagtatttactactgaaaaaaaaaaatctctgtataaGTGGACCTACGcggttcaaacctgtgttattcaagggtcaactgtacaaagAAGTGTTCCGATTCCTCATTCAGCTACCAGCCATTCCCTCTGTCCCCACCATCTCCTGACTCCTATTCAAGCTGAGAGCAGACAGACTGATGGGAAAATATTACCGGAGGGAAACTGCCCTTGCCTGTTTCTGATTATGTCTCAGGTAATTAATGGTGTCATTAGAAGTTCCACCACCAGTTTCTCCAATTCTACAGAAGTGAAGAATGAAAAGTCTTCTAAGCCAAATGGGTAAAACTATTCACTCATCTATTTATATACTACACCCTATCTTGTACTTAAGTAATTTATGCAACCTATTTCTCAACTGAATTCtacttctttttcatgttttaaataaatatcgattatctattttgtatcaacaaaaggagaaggggaagggaatgGTGGGAAAAAGGAGGGGCAAGAGGAAGaagtggaggaaggaggaaggtacACGGTAACAACTGTCTTgaatatttctttccttgtgcctCAATTCCATAGGCAATTCAGTCCCCACCTGAAGGCAAAGAACTTTTGAAGGACTGTAACAGAGTACCTACAAGAGGCCTACAAGGCCCTAGGCTCATCAATATGCAGACCAAGAATTATATTCAGATGGAATCACATTTATTGCATACacactacaatttttaaaactcatacaGATACtgctatgatttttaaaaatacatagtatCTAGgggtgatatttaaaaatatttaataactggtCAAGCATGGCCTTCAACTAATAAAATAGACTGCTGGCCCTCAATGGCCAGCATGGATGGATTGGTTCCCACCAGCTGAATATCAGACAGCCAATCCAGGTGAGGGGAGACAACTTTTCccgtctctcttttcttttttcaattaagAAGGGGTCCtcgtagttaaaaaaaaaagaaaagtattgggCATTACTATTCTAAGAAATTTGGTTGGCTCTGATGTTAACAACATATCCTAGTTAGTGATTAAGCCACAACCCACATGAATAATcacaataaatttagaaattagtCTTTTGCTGGTGCTTTGTCTTTCATAATCTTTAACAGAATCATTCTCTCACCTTCCCACAAATTCCTGTAATTGGCCAACTCTTACCAGATGTTTTAAAGGCTACTGACACTAACCCATGAAAAACTGTCTTTACTTATACTTTATTTAGAATAAGAAATAgctagggcttctctggtggcgcagtggttgagaatctgcctgccaatgcaggggacacgggtttgagccccggtctgggaagatcccacatgccgcggagcaactaagcccgtgagccacaattactgagcctgcgcgtctggagcccgtgctctgcaacaagagaggccacgacagtgagaggcccgcgcacggcgatgaagagtggcccccgatcgcggcaactagagaaagccctcgcacagaaatgaagacccaacacacccaaaaataaataaataaaaattaaaaaaaaaaagaaatagctagtCTCAGGTTTGCATATTCAATTTAGTTAAACCATTTAATACCCTGCTAATAGGAAACGTTCCAACTTCAGACGGATATCGGGGATGGACTGCAATTTGTGCTCAACTATTTTACCCTAGATTGTGTCTGCAATTAGAAGCAATGTGTAAGACCTTAAGAATGGACAATAGTTCTTCCCTAGTGAGAGAAGAAAACAAGCTGGGCTGGCTAGGCTACCTTTTGCTTTAATTAGCCCAACGAGTAACTCCAAGGCTCTCCATCTCTGTCGCACTTTAGTCAAATAAATTATtcacataaataaatttagtacATTATACTACTTCAATGAGTCATTTAGGTCAATTTCTCAAAGCTAACAAACGATGATAAGAGGGACAGTATAATAACctcaagataataataaaaaccctATCTTTCCAACAGATTCGGTACAAAGCCAAGTGACTAAGGCAACAattagaaataaagatgcagtaataaagaaaataaagaatttagtCATACTTaccaaaatgtaaatttaaatagagATGGATCATACATACTCAAATACAgatgtgtgttttatttaaacCTACTGaagtcataattttaaataaagtggCAAAATTACACCATCTAATTTCTCTTCAGAAAATTGGTATCAATTCTGGTTATCTTcttaatctaaaattaaaatactgaggGTCTCCTCATTAGAAGAAGCTTCAGTTATCAAATCATTGAAAATATGAATGTATATTCCAACAACACTAACCTTAAAAAAGGCAAACCACTTGTAGTCATTCAACACAATCTCAAAGCCTTGATTGTAAATGATGGTGAAATGGCCAGAATTGCCAAAGCTATCATATGCCGTATCCAACTTCTTAAGGTGCACCACTACTTTTTTTTCTGGTggtcctaaaaaaaagaaaatgcacaacaaaggaaaattatGTGGACTTCAATGGGAGGTAAAAGCTCCTCtataatttccattatttttaaactgctttCCTTTCATGCTACTGAATGTGGGTGGATCTGGCTTGTGAATGTATCAGAGTCCCTGTTTTGTTGCCTCCCTCTGCATAATCCCAGAGGGGTCTCAGGCAAGAATGTGAAGCAAAGGctcaaaagatatgtccaagtaGCCCAGCAGGCAGAGAGACCCCAAAAAGTACAGCTACTACCTTCCCAGAGCATCCAAACACTGAAGAAATTTTTCCactgaagaaaaggagaaatggggAATGTTGAAAATGACCAGcagaaatgagaagacaaaatggTAATCAAAAAGTGGAAATATAAAAAGACTTGCTACCAGATCATAAGAACAAAGGAAATGATCTCTTCAGAGAAGAAATGGGATATCTTTCTTCTAAATGGCTGTACAGTTCAGAACCTTGGAATCTGAACCCTTTCAAAGTATTCAGCAAACTCAAGGTTTTTATCCTATACAGCTAATTTGTGCTGAATGGAACTAAACTTTTAACCTTCAGAAAATGGGGACTCAGATCTGCGGGTGTCTTTAATTGATTAGATTAAGGTCAAAGGTATGGAATATAGGCAGAGGCTGCCTGAAAAGGGTTCTGCTGTGTCCAGTCTGGAGGTTTCCACACTTTGGACAATTTTTCCATGTTTCAGATTAATGCTCAGAAATAGGAGATTCCATGGGACACAACACTGCAAATCCTCATCTCCCTTCTGCTTTGGATCTCCAAGTTcaacttttaaaagagaaaatggttATAATGCCCAGTACTATGAAATGCCACACAGTCATTTGGAGTTGGACAGTTGAGTAAGTCTGTCTAGTGACAGATGACCTGGCAGTCTCTGTTCTGTTAACAAGGAAATTGCAGTTGAGAGCTTCACTCATTCTGCACAAGCCACAGTGTGGTAAAGGTTTGGGCAGAACGAGAGTGCCTCTCCTGACCCCAagattgtgtgtttttccttctcccttcactAAATTCTTTGTCCTTGGGATAGCCATGTTATCTGAGGGCATATggaatgttccagagtgttcaaatactagatatttattgagagccttcCATGAGCTAGTCACTGTGCTTGGCTCTGggcatttcaaaatataattattggccaaagaggtattaaaaaaaaaaaaaacttttatatactactgagacaggctgggacctgggaccctttgctgaagtgctgcaatgcttgcacctggacaaacctcctccagcaacaaaatacaaagaaactatatgggactaaaaataactgcgtgcatgcacagttgggcCCCATTAtggacaaaaagatacaaaaaagcagaaaacttaactgccacttctgaagagccctGAGCAAAAACTGTGTGTCTGGAGCAAACACTGGGTATtgagcatgccccctgcactcaacacccccagAGGAGTGGGCAAACAACCCaagccacccctcccccccaccaatgGAAcaccccctaccctcaccccatataaggtaCAAGCTTGTTATTTGTTCTCACTAGCCCTGATGCAGCAGGGGCCCAATAAAACCTTGCCTGAACTTCTTGTCTGGCCTGTAGTCAATTTCTGATTGgcgaaggccaagaaccctggtgggtatcactacccccccccccccccgcaataCATGAAACTGTCCACATCAAAATCTCTGGGCTTAAGGGCTCTTTCCCACAAcctaataaaagaaaactttaaaagctATATTCTCAAGAGTCTTTGAGCTCATTTTTCACTGGCACAATAAAATACTGCAGATGGGATGGGGAGATAAGATTGCACGGTCTCAACTCTCTTACAaaccaaacaaaccccaaaacaagAAACGGAAATCAAGGGGGAGGAAAAAAGGTTCTTGCAAGTAGTGTTGGGGGCCCGGGAATAACCAAGACCGCGTGAAGTGAGACGTTCTCAGCAGCTCCACGTTGACGTCGCTGCCCTGGAGCGGGAGAGGGCACGCCCCCCATGGACCCCAAGTCCAGCCAGGACCTCCCGGCCTCCCGCTAGCGGGGGCGCTGCGGGGAGAAGGGCTCAGGGACCGAAGGGAAGCCCCGGGTAGGCACAGGGAGGAAGCGGGTCCAAGGGCGCCGGCGGCTTACCCATAACCGAGCAGTTGACCTCGCGCTGAGAACCGCTGCGGCCCACCTGGAAAACCCAGGTGCCCAGCAGGTCAGGGTAGGTGCAGTTGGCAGGAGTGTCGCAGTGCACGTTGCTAGCGCGGATGAGGAGCAGCAGGAGGGCGGCGAGCGGCGAGCCGGGCCAGGGACCCATGCTGGCAAGGCCCTTAGGAGAAGTGGGGAAGGGACGCGAGCCAAAGCACTGCAGGCGGGGACTGAGGCCACCGCTGCTGTGCTCGTGCCTTAAAATAGAGGTGCGGGAAACCGGCAACCCGGCGGGGGGCGGGGTCTCGGGGCCGCGGTGGGCTGGGCGCCTGCCAGTGGCGCCGCCCCTTAGGTGGGGGCCTCTGGAGAGCGCGCCCGTTACCTGGCGGCCGTCGGACCTCAGGCCCAGAGAGCCCAGCATCAGGTTCAGTTGCCAAGGGACACCTCCGAAGAGGACTGCTGAGCCACAGCTGGTCCGTGCGCGCCCCAGACTGCGCTCCTTCGCTCCTTGAGAAGtaacggagagagagagagagagactaagagaaaaagagggagagagacagagacagagaggtgagggggaggggaggctaaATGTCAGCGAGAGACCGAGAGAAGCGAGGTGAGggaggcgggggggaggggggactgaAGGTGGGAAAaaggcccagagagagagagcgacCTAACTAGTGGAGCTTTCTTTTACTTGCTTGTCTTTCCCACTTCGTCCTCACTCAGTTAAATTTTATCCTCAGAACTATTTTACGTGCGACCCCGAGCCAGCCCAGCTGTTTGAGAACTACTCTTCCTTCCGTTTTCCAAAACTTTCACTTCCTTTTGTTTGCTGGGTTTTGTCGGTTTCCTGTTAATGTTGCTTGCCTGTTATCCACAGGGGAATTCAGTTGTAGTGCAAACTTGCAGTTTTTGTGTATTAGGATTTTTTTCCGCCTGCTAACGTTATAGGGTTTAGTtgcgcgcacgcgcgcacacaaaCACGCACAGGCACTAAAGCCCTTGTTTTGCAGCTGAAGAGCAGGCggcccagagagaggaaacaAGTCGCCCAGGGTGAGGAAGGGAGCTGGTGGGAGAATGCTGGTCTTACGAGCAGGTTGCAGGGTGCCAGTCTGATCGCCAGTAATTATAAGGTAGCACTATTGCCAGGTGCCTCCTCGTTCAGTTTAATTATCATCCTTTTCTGTGAGAGCTCCTCTGTCTTTCCTGGCTGTTGTTGGAAGTTGGGGCTCCTTTTGTGCACAGAGCCTTTTAGGTGTCAGGCCCTGTGCAACATCAAGGACAagtgatgaacaagacagacTTTTCTGTGCCCCTGCCCTCTAGGGCACGTACATTTTGCCCTCAAAACACTGGTTACAAATAAATACTTGGATGTCCACCTTCTCCACCAGATTGTAAGCATTCGAAGGGAGCAAGTCCACATTATTCACCTTTGTCTTCCAAATTCTGGCTTGAAAATACTTAGGAAGTGTCCTGggatgttaaaataaatgtacTTAATAGCCTTATCTTGGTTTCTAGGCTCGAAAACCAATTTTGATTTGGCAAAAGGCGTTTCCCTTGAAAGCTCATAAATGAAAATGCTCTCTAATGTAGTCACAAACTGCAAAGGCAAGGGTGGAGCCAACACCCTACTTCTAGGTTTTATTCCCCGTTACTTAGGATGAAAAACTGAAGCATATAATTAAACTAGCACACTTACTGTTTAGAGATAAACTGACAGAGTAACATTGCCTTCCTAATCTCTGGGAAAATGTGTCATTGGTTGTTAAAACGTTAAAACTTTCACTAGATCATCAATTTTGAAGAGCTGAACAGTCAAGTTGGAAATTTCTTTGACGGCATGACCAAAGTAGCACAAACAATTGTGAAGAAAGTTGAAAACACATCTCTATTCAATGACTAAATAAAATCGAAAAGGATCTTGGAAGCCTCTTAATCTAATAGATTCATTTTACTATTGGGAAATGAAGATCCAGAGATAACGTAATAACTTGATGAACATCACATTGCCAGTTACTGagatttaggaataaacctgaggTACTTTGAATTTCAATTTAGTTTATTTCCACTAATCTAATAATTCCCAAACTATTACTAGCCCTCTCTCCATTAGCAGGGAGAAAAATTAGTGATTCTCAAATTGATCAGacctaaagttttatttttataacaaatattttacagAGACCTTTTggtattttgaaatgaaattcatatatgttacttgcttaaaaataaaaagaaaataccaaataaTACGAAAGACAAAAAgatattcaaaaaaaataaaaacagaaaaaaacctcaCCGATAAGACcatgaaaagtaagaaaaaaaggtataaatattgaggaaaaaaagatattttaggtAAAGTTCTAATACAAACGCATGTATTTCATTATCTAAAAGGCTCATGTATGAATGTACTGGAAAATAGAAAGAGACATTCAAATACT
It encodes:
- the CTSC gene encoding dipeptidyl peptidase 1 isoform X2, encoding MLGSLGLRSDGRQVTGALSRGPHLRGGATGRRPAHRGPETPPPAGLPVSRTSILRHEHSSGGLSPRLQCFGSRPFPTSPKGLASMGPWPGSPLAALLLLLIRASNVHCDTPANCTYPDLLGTWVFQVGRSGSQREVNCSVMGPPEKKVVVHLKKLDTAYDSFGNSGHFTIIYNQGFEIVLNDYKWFAFFKDVTDFISQFFMQLGTVGIYDMPHLRNKLVAGA
- the CTSC gene encoding dipeptidyl peptidase 1 isoform X3 codes for the protein MLGSLGLRSDGRQVTGALSRGPHLRGGATGRRPAHRGPETPPPAGLPVSRTSILRHEHSSGGLSPRLQCFGSRPFPTSPKGLASMGPWPGSPLAALLLLLIRASNVHCDTPANCTYPDLLGTWVFQVGRSGSQREVNCSVMGPPEKKVVVHLKKLDTAYDSFGNSGHFTIIYNQGFEIVLNDYKWFAFFKDVTDFISQFFMQLGTVGIYDMPHLRNKLVIK